The window AGCCGCCGAACGGGTCGCACGCGGTGGGCGGGTGCTGTACCCGCCCCTGCGCGAGCAGTGGCTGTTCGACGCCACGACCAAGCAGAACCTGCGCAAGGGGCTCACACCGTTCCCGACGACCGAGCAGGGACTGCGGCTCTTCGCAGCGGCCCGGGTGAACGCGCCGTCGATCGCGGCGTACGCCGGTTCGGCGACGGCTGCCGCCACGGCCACGGTCCGTGCCACCGTGAGCGGGCGGAGGGTCACCCTGACGCTGACCGCGGCCGAGAAGAACGTGCACCACGTGTGCGTGCGCCACACGCTCACGTTCTTCGACTTCACGGACGCGTCCCGGCCCCGCCCGATCAACACCTTCTGGCCCGGCGTACGCACGTTCGCCGATGCCACCGCCCTCGCCGCGACGCTGCTTCCGGGAATCGGGCGCAGCTGTCTGCGCGAGCTGGACCGCACCCTGGGCAACGTGGTGAAGGCGGACGACTGGCTCGACGAGGTCCTGGAGATCTCCAACGAGGACGTGGACGGCCGGATGGTCTTCTACAACGTGCAGTTGACCGAGGTGGACGGCACGGACGAGGCTCCGGTCATCCAGGCCGTCATCGAGTCGTTCGCACCGGACGGCGCAGACGGTCCGGGCTTCACCCGGGGGGACCTGGACCTCATCGCCGGGCGGCTGTGACACGGCCGCTCCGGGGCTCACGGCAGGACCACACCCGCGACGGCAGCCGCCGCGCCGATGAGGAGGACGAGGACGACGAGGGCGATGTCCCAGCGGGCGGAGCGGCGGGCGTCGGCCGGATCCAGGGCGCAGAGGGTGAGGGCGTCGGGCGCGTAGTGCATGGCGAGTCCCCGTCCGTACGCATGGGCCAGGTCCGGTATTCCGGTGCGGAGGCGGGCGGTGACGGCCGTTCCCTCCCGGCCCCGCCGCCCGCAGACCCGTTCGGTGCTCCCGTTCGGTGCGCTGACCTGCGATCCGCTCGCGGGGTGGCAGTCGGCTCGCCGTACCCTGAATCCCGTGCCGCCCTCCCGCCTTCACCGTGTCGCCGTCCTCGTCCTCGAGGGCGCCAAGCCCCTCGACGTCGGTATCCCCGCGCAGGTGTTCACGACCCGCGCGAGCATGCCGTACGAGGTACGGGTGTGCGGCGCGGCGCCCGGCCTCGTGACCGGCGGGGACGGTCTGTCGTACCACGTCACGCACGGGCTCGACGCGCTCGCGTGGGCCGACATCGTCTTCGTCCCCGGCTACCGCTTCCCCGACCGTGAGGACCCTCCCCGGGCCGTGATCGACGCGCTGATCGCCGCGCACGACCGGGGTGCGCGGCTCGCCGCCATCTCCACGGGCGCGTTCGCGCTCGCCGCCACGGGCCTGCTCGACGGCAAGCGCGCCACGACCCACTGGCACTACGCGCGCGCCCTCGCCGCGAAACATCCGCACATCCGGCTCGACGAGAACGTGCTGTTCGTCGACGAGGGCAGCGTCCTGACCTCGGCCGGCGCCGCTTCCGGCATCGACCTGTGCCTGCACATCCTGCGCCGCGACCTCGGCGTGGCCGCCTCGAACCACGCGGCCCGGCGCCTGGTCGCCGCCCCCTACCGCAGCGGCGGGCAGGCGCAGTACGTGCCGCGGAGCGTTCCCGAGCCGCTCGGCGAGCGGTTCGCCGCAACCCGCGAGTGGGCGCTGCACCGGCTCGGCGACCCCCTGACCCTGGAGGCGCTCGCCCAGCACGCGGGGGTCTCGCCCCGTACGTTCTCCCGGCGTTTCGCCGAGGACACGGGGTACACGCCCATGCAGTGGGTGATGCGCGCCCGGATCGACGTGGCCCGCGAGCTGCTGGAACGTTCGGAGCGGAGTGTGGAGCAGGTCGCGGACGACGTCGGCCTCGGCACCGGTGCGAATCTGCGGCTGCACTTCCACCGCATCCTCGGCACCACCCCGACGGAGTACCGGCGCACGTTCACGCAGGGCGAATAGCTCGAGGTCAGCCAGGTGGGACCGGTGTGCGAGCGGCGTGGGAGCGGTGTGGGAGCCGTGTGGGAGCCGTGTGGCGAGATCCTTACGAACCATGGCGATCTCGCCGCTGTCGCGGACGGTGAGCGGGCGCGAACCTGATGGCGAACGAAAGGGACATCGCTCATGACTCGCATTGCCATCAACGGATTCGGTCGCATCGGCCGCAACGTGCTGCGCGCGCTCCTCGAGCGCGACACCGACCTCGAGGTCGTCGCCGTCAACGACCTCACCGAGCCCGCCACCCTCGCGCGGCTGCTCGCCTACGACACCACGTCCGGCCGGCTCGGCCGCCCCGTGACCGTCGAGGGGAACGTGCTCGTCGTCGACGGCCACCGCATCACGGTGCTCGCCGAGCGGGAGCCGGAGCAGCTGCCGTGGGCCGAGCTCGGTGTCGACCTCGTCCTGGAGGCGACCGGCCGCTTCACCTCGGCCGAGGCCGCCCGCGCCCACATCAAGGCCGGCGCGCGCAAGGTGCTCGTCAGTGCGCCGTCCGACGGTGCCGACGTCACGCTCGCGTTCGGTGTCAACACCGACGCCTACGATCCGGCCGTGCACACGATCGTCTCGAACGCGTCCTGCACCACCAACGCGCTCGCCCCGCTGGCCGCCGTGCTCGACGAGCTGGCCGGCATCGAGCACGGCTTCATGACCACGGTGCACGCCTACACGCAGGAGCAGAACCTGCAGGACGGCCCGCACCGCGACCCGCGCCGGGCCC is drawn from Streptomyces sp. NBC_01232 and contains these coding sequences:
- a CDS encoding GlxA family transcriptional regulator, whose translation is MPPSRLHRVAVLVLEGAKPLDVGIPAQVFTTRASMPYEVRVCGAAPGLVTGGDGLSYHVTHGLDALAWADIVFVPGYRFPDREDPPRAVIDALIAAHDRGARLAAISTGAFALAATGLLDGKRATTHWHYARALAAKHPHIRLDENVLFVDEGSVLTSAGAASGIDLCLHILRRDLGVAASNHAARRLVAAPYRSGGQAQYVPRSVPEPLGERFAATREWALHRLGDPLTLEALAQHAGVSPRTFSRRFAEDTGYTPMQWVMRARIDVARELLERSERSVEQVADDVGLGTGANLRLHFHRILGTTPTEYRRTFTQGE
- the gap gene encoding type I glyceraldehyde-3-phosphate dehydrogenase; its protein translation is MTRIAINGFGRIGRNVLRALLERDTDLEVVAVNDLTEPATLARLLAYDTTSGRLGRPVTVEGNVLVVDGHRITVLAEREPEQLPWAELGVDLVLEATGRFTSAEAARAHIKAGARKVLVSAPSDGADVTLAFGVNTDAYDPAVHTIVSNASCTTNALAPLAAVLDELAGIEHGFMTTVHAYTQEQNLQDGPHRDPRRARAAGVNIVPTSTGAAKAIGLVLPQLDGKLSGDSIRVPVPVGSIVELNTTVAREVTREEILEAYRAAAQGPLAGVLEYSDDPLVSSDITGNPASSIFDSELTRVDGRHVKVVAWYDNEWGFSNRVIDTLTLLAAG